Proteins from one Acidihalobacter prosperus genomic window:
- a CDS encoding YciI family protein, translated as MRAEDSADGSVETMEAAGMKYVCLVYLDEHGAQALPDGDCVDYDASIRESGHCLASEALQPVETATTLKVRNDRLILTDGPFAETREQLAGFYLIEARDLNEAIRIASGIPPARVGCIELRPVRPIREAVAAARG; from the coding sequence GTGCGGGCGGAAGACAGCGCGGACGGCAGCGTCGAGACGATGGAGGCAGCCGGGATGAAATACGTGTGTTTGGTGTATCTGGACGAGCACGGCGCGCAGGCGTTGCCGGACGGGGACTGCGTCGACTACGACGCGTCGATCCGTGAAAGCGGGCATTGCCTTGCCTCGGAAGCGTTGCAGCCGGTGGAAACGGCGACCACGCTGAAGGTCAGGAACGATCGCTTGATCCTGACCGACGGCCCTTTCGCCGAAACGCGGGAACAGCTTGCGGGGTTTTATCTGATCGAGGCGCGGGACCTCAACGAGGCCATCCGCATCGCGTCCGGCATTCCTCCGGCCCGTGTCGGCTGTATCGAGCTGCGTCCGGTACGGCCGATTCGCGAGGCGGTGGCCGCCGCGCGGGGTTGA